One Streptomyces sp. B21-105 genomic region harbors:
- a CDS encoding ribonucleotide-diphosphate reductase subunit beta, producing MTTAPEKTDRADKADKAVTTGKAEKNLLDPGFELTLRPMRYPDFYERYRDAIKNTWTVEEVDLHSDVTDLAKLSEGEQHMIGRLVAFFATGDSIVANNLVLTLYKHINSPEARLYLSRQLFEEAVHVQFYLTLLDTYLPDPDDRAAAFAAVENIPSIREKAEFCFKWINEVEKLERLESQADRRRFLLNLICFAACIEGLFFYGAFAYVYWFRSRGLLHGLATGTNWVFRDETMHMSFAFEVVDTVRKEEPELFDDLLQKQVTDMLREAVEAELQFGRDLCGDGLPGMNTESMRQYLECVADQRLVRLGFAPVYGSENPFSFMELQGVQELTNFFERRPSAYQVAVEGTVDLDEDF from the coding sequence ATGACCACCGCACCCGAGAAGACCGACAGGGCCGACAAGGCCGACAAGGCCGTGACGACCGGCAAGGCCGAGAAGAACCTGCTCGACCCGGGCTTCGAGCTGACCCTGCGTCCGATGCGCTACCCCGACTTCTACGAGCGCTACCGGGACGCCATCAAGAACACCTGGACCGTCGAGGAGGTAGACCTCCACTCGGACGTCACCGACCTGGCGAAGCTGTCCGAGGGCGAGCAGCACATGATCGGCCGGCTGGTCGCGTTCTTCGCGACGGGCGACTCGATCGTGGCGAACAACCTCGTGCTGACGCTGTACAAGCACATCAACTCCCCCGAAGCGCGCCTGTACCTGTCCAGGCAGCTCTTCGAGGAGGCCGTGCACGTCCAGTTCTATCTGACGCTGCTGGACACCTATCTGCCCGACCCGGACGACCGGGCGGCGGCCTTCGCTGCGGTGGAGAACATCCCGTCCATCCGCGAGAAGGCCGAGTTCTGCTTCAAGTGGATCAACGAGGTGGAGAAGCTGGAGCGGCTGGAGTCGCAGGCCGACCGGCGCCGCTTCCTGCTCAACCTGATCTGCTTCGCCGCCTGCATCGAGGGCCTGTTCTTCTACGGCGCGTTCGCGTACGTCTACTGGTTCCGCAGCAGGGGCCTGCTGCACGGTCTGGCCACCGGGACCAACTGGGTGTTCCGCGACGAGACCATGCACATGAGCTTCGCCTTCGAGGTCGTCGACACGGTCCGCAAGGAGGAGCCGGAGCTCTTCGACGACCTCCTCCAGAAGCAGGTCACCGACATGCTCCGGGAGGCCGTCGAGGCCGAGCTGCAGTTCGGGCGCGACCTGTGCGGCGACGGCCTGCCGGGCATGAACACCGAGTCGATGCGGCAGTACCTCGAGTGCGTCGCCGACCAGCGTCTGGTGCGGCTCGGCTTCGCCCCGGTGTACGGCTCGGAGAACCCCTTCTCCTTCATGGAGCTGCAAGGCGTTCAGGAGCTGACCAACTTCTTCGAGCGCCGTCCCTCGGCGTACCAGGTCGCGGTGGAGGGCACCGTGGACCTGGACGAGGACTTCTGA
- a CDS encoding ribonucleoside-diphosphate reductase subunit alpha produces the protein MTIAPAEPASVTELKTDGPGTALLRTLTELTADLPDADPGRVAAAALRGRSARADEAELRELATEAAAGLIAEDPAYSKLAARLLTISIAAEAASQGVTSFTASVAVGHREGLIADRTAEFARIHAARLDALIDTAADDRFGYFGLRTLHSRYLLRHPITRKVVETPQHFLLRVAAGLADGGTPSGGNTARALDEVAALYRLMSRLEYLPSSPTLFNSGTRHPQMSSCYLLDSPLDELDSIYDRYHQVARLSKHAGGIGLSYSRIRSRGSLIRGTNGHSNGIVPFLKTLDASVAAVNQGGRRKGAAAVYLETWHSDIEEFLELRDNTGEDARRTHNLNLAHWIPDEFMRRVNADEPWSLFSPADVPELVDLWGDEFDAAYRKAEADGLAKKTIPARDLYGRMMRTLAQTGNGWMTFKDAANRTANQTAEPGHVVHSSNLCTEILEVTDDGETAVCNLGSVNLGAFVDTAAGDIDWERLDGTVRTAVTFLDRVVDINFYPTEQAGRSNARWRPVGLGAMGLQDVFFQLRLPFDSPEAKALSTRIAERVMLAAYEASADLAERSGPLPAWEKTRTARGVLHPDHYGVEFAWPERWAALRERIASTGLRNSLLLAIAPTATIASIAGVYECIEPQVSNLFKRETLSGEFLQVNSYLVRELKELGVWDARTREALREANGSVQGFAWIPAEVRDLYRTAWEIPQRGLIDMAAARTPYLDQAQSLNLFLETPTIGKLSSMYAYAWKSGLKTTYYLRSRPATRIARAAQAQAQPEKTVPVQQAADPDAVACSLENPESCEACQ, from the coding sequence GTGACCATCGCGCCAGCCGAACCGGCCTCAGTCACCGAGCTGAAGACCGACGGTCCCGGGACCGCGTTGCTGCGTACCCTGACCGAGCTGACCGCCGACCTGCCCGACGCCGACCCCGGCCGGGTCGCCGCCGCCGCGCTGCGCGGCCGGTCCGCCCGGGCCGACGAGGCGGAGCTGCGCGAGCTGGCCACGGAGGCGGCCGCCGGCCTGATCGCCGAGGACCCCGCCTACTCGAAGCTGGCCGCCCGGCTGCTGACGATCTCCATCGCCGCGGAGGCCGCCTCCCAGGGCGTCACCTCGTTCACCGCGTCGGTCGCCGTCGGCCACCGCGAGGGCCTGATCGCGGACCGCACCGCCGAGTTCGCGCGCATCCACGCGGCCCGTCTCGACGCGCTGATCGACACCGCCGCCGACGACCGCTTCGGCTACTTCGGACTGCGCACCCTGCACAGCCGCTACCTCCTGCGGCACCCGATCACCCGCAAGGTGGTCGAGACGCCCCAGCACTTCCTGCTGCGCGTCGCCGCCGGTCTGGCGGATGGGGGCACCCCCTCCGGGGGAAACACGGCGCGCGCCCTGGACGAAGTCGCCGCGCTCTACCGGCTGATGAGCCGGCTGGAATACCTGCCGTCCTCCCCCACGCTCTTCAACTCCGGCACCCGGCACCCGCAGATGTCGTCCTGCTACCTCCTCGACTCCCCGCTGGACGAGCTGGACTCCATCTACGACCGTTACCACCAGGTGGCCCGGCTGTCGAAGCACGCCGGCGGCATCGGGCTGTCGTACTCCCGCATCCGCAGCCGGGGTTCGCTGATCCGCGGCACCAACGGGCACTCCAACGGCATCGTGCCGTTCCTCAAGACCCTGGACGCCTCCGTCGCCGCCGTGAACCAGGGCGGCCGGCGCAAGGGCGCGGCGGCGGTCTACCTGGAGACCTGGCACTCCGACATCGAGGAGTTCCTGGAGCTGCGGGACAACACCGGTGAGGACGCCCGGCGCACGCACAACCTGAACCTGGCGCACTGGATCCCGGACGAGTTCATGCGCCGGGTCAACGCCGACGAGCCGTGGTCGCTGTTCTCCCCGGCCGACGTGCCCGAGCTGGTCGACCTGTGGGGCGACGAGTTCGACGCGGCCTACCGCAAGGCCGAGGCGGACGGCCTGGCGAAGAAGACCATCCCGGCCCGTGACCTGTACGGCCGCATGATGCGCACCCTCGCGCAGACCGGCAACGGCTGGATGACCTTCAAGGACGCGGCCAACCGCACCGCCAACCAGACGGCCGAGCCGGGCCACGTCGTGCACTCCTCCAACCTCTGCACGGAGATCCTGGAGGTCACCGACGACGGCGAGACGGCGGTGTGCAACCTGGGCTCGGTGAACCTCGGCGCGTTCGTCGACACGGCGGCCGGCGACATCGACTGGGAGCGGCTGGACGGGACCGTCCGCACGGCCGTCACGTTCCTCGACCGCGTCGTCGACATCAACTTCTACCCGACCGAGCAGGCGGGCCGGTCCAACGCCCGCTGGCGTCCGGTCGGGCTGGGCGCGATGGGCCTCCAGGACGTCTTCTTCCAGCTGCGGCTGCCCTTCGACTCTCCCGAGGCCAAGGCCCTGTCCACCCGTATCGCCGAGCGGGTCATGCTCGCCGCCTACGAGGCCTCCGCGGACCTGGCCGAGCGGAGCGGTCCGCTGCCGGCCTGGGAGAAGACCCGTACGGCCAGGGGCGTGCTGCACCCGGACCACTACGGCGTCGAGTTCGCCTGGCCCGAGCGCTGGGCGGCACTGCGCGAGCGGATCGCCTCGACGGGTCTGCGCAACTCCCTGCTGCTCGCCATCGCGCCCACCGCCACCATCGCCTCCATCGCGGGCGTCTACGAGTGCATCGAGCCGCAGGTGTCGAACCTGTTCAAGCGCGAGACGCTGTCCGGGGAGTTCCTCCAGGTCAACTCGTACCTGGTGCGCGAGCTCAAGGAGCTCGGCGTCTGGGACGCCCGTACCCGTGAGGCGCTCCGCGAGGCGAACGGCTCGGTGCAGGGCTTCGCGTGGATCCCGGCCGAGGTGCGGGACCTGTACCGCACGGCGTGGGAGATCCCCCAGCGCGGCCTGATCGACATGGCCGCCGCCCGTACCCCGTACCTCGACCAGGCGCAGTCGCTGAACCTGTTCCTGGAGACGCCGACGATCGGCAAGCTCTCCTCGATGTACGCGTACGCGTGGAAGTCGGGCCTGAAGACGACGTACTACCTGCGCTCGCGCCCGGCCACCCGGATCGCCCGGGCCGCCCAGGCCCAGGCGCAGCCGGAGAAGACCGTCCCCGTGCAGCAGGCCGCCGACCCCGACGCCGTCGCCTGCTCCCTGGAGAACCCCGAGTCCTGCGAGGCCTGCCAGTAA
- a CDS encoding GNAT family N-acetyltransferase → MDIAIRQVAPGEYRALGELTAQAYLQDGLLDYGEEDPYLPVLKDVAARAAAAEVLVAMDGDRLLGGVTFVAGPGPVADIARPGEAEIRALAVAHAARGRGAGEALVRACLERARGTRGCTAVVLSSQRSMHSAHRIYERLGFVRTPERDWNPVPHLDDLTLLTYQLTL, encoded by the coding sequence ATGGACATCGCGATACGGCAGGTCGCGCCCGGCGAGTACCGGGCCCTCGGTGAACTCACCGCCCAGGCCTACCTCCAGGACGGTCTCCTCGACTACGGCGAGGAGGACCCGTATCTGCCGGTGTTGAAGGACGTCGCCGCGCGGGCGGCCGCCGCCGAGGTGCTGGTGGCCATGGACGGCGACCGGCTCCTCGGCGGCGTCACCTTCGTGGCCGGTCCCGGCCCGGTCGCCGACATCGCGCGGCCCGGTGAGGCCGAGATCCGTGCGCTCGCGGTCGCGCACGCGGCGCGCGGCCGGGGTGCCGGGGAGGCCCTGGTGCGGGCCTGCCTCGAGCGGGCGCGGGGCACCCGGGGCTGCACGGCCGTCGTCCTGTCGAGTCAGCGCAGTATGCACAGCGCGCACCGGATCTACGAACGTCTCGGTTTCGTCCGCACACCCGAGCGGGACTGGAATCCCGTGCCGCACCTGGACGACCTCACTCTGCTCACCTATCAGTTGACGCTCTGA